The Niastella koreensis GR20-10 genome includes a window with the following:
- a CDS encoding methyl-accepting chemotaxis protein, with the protein MLLTIKQKLIGCFLVLVLLAGSIFYLGNKNSYDLNNWLNTVISTHVNRIVQLGKISEEADCVVKLEKEMCMNLDAAKLQDLRRTADKKIADINQYVESVRGLLDNESKTDLNSFVIKWNIYLDYLNKIKHLAVDLNTTASNAEASKLSLNEAANAASEAVTILDTIIGKDKTRLATIETSTADMYATGHRNMIILFGLIVLVAVLISYMIIASITRSVNQVKKIAEGNLDVDYNKHPGDELQLAIRNMVNNLREIVYGIISGADTITAASQQLSAVSQQMSVGAAEQAASAEEVASSMEEMAANIQQNNEHAFATGKIAGKAAVEIMESNTAVNSTESSMKTITGKIAIIGEIARQTNLLALNAAIEAARAGEQGKGFAVVASEVKKLAERSQSAANEINQLSSSGIDIAGRSGKLLSALVPEIERTSLLVKEISTSGKEQTVNAEQINSALQELNTIIQQNAAVSEEVAASSEELMVQAEQLRQSIGFFKIDTSKIHKPVMGTTNKKQPLVNGSFTKSITTRPVNPKAKQWSINLARKDHLDSEYEQY; encoded by the coding sequence ATGTTATTAACTATAAAGCAAAAACTGATTGGGTGCTTCCTGGTACTGGTACTGTTAGCCGGCAGCATATTTTACCTGGGCAATAAGAATTCTTATGACCTCAACAACTGGCTGAACACGGTGATCAGTACCCATGTGAACCGAATTGTACAATTGGGAAAAATTTCGGAAGAAGCAGATTGCGTGGTAAAGCTGGAAAAGGAAATGTGTATGAACCTGGATGCCGCAAAATTGCAGGACCTGCGCCGGACTGCCGATAAAAAGATCGCCGACATTAACCAGTACGTAGAAAGTGTACGGGGTTTGCTGGATAATGAAAGCAAAACCGATCTGAACAGCTTTGTAATTAAATGGAATATTTACCTCGACTACCTGAATAAAATAAAACACCTGGCTGTTGACCTGAATACAACCGCAAGCAATGCCGAGGCATCGAAGCTGTCGTTGAACGAGGCGGCAAATGCCGCCTCGGAAGCGGTGACTATTCTTGATACTATTATAGGAAAAGACAAAACCCGGCTGGCCACTATTGAAACCTCCACGGCAGACATGTATGCAACCGGTCATCGTAATATGATCATCCTGTTTGGGTTGATCGTGCTGGTGGCAGTACTGATCTCCTATATGATTATTGCGTCCATTACCCGCTCGGTAAACCAGGTAAAGAAAATTGCCGAAGGCAACCTGGATGTGGATTATAACAAACACCCCGGTGATGAACTGCAACTGGCCATTCGTAACATGGTGAACAACCTGCGCGAGATCGTTTATGGTATTATCTCCGGTGCAGATACGATTACTGCTGCCAGTCAGCAGTTAAGCGCCGTATCGCAACAGATGAGCGTGGGTGCTGCTGAACAGGCGGCCTCCGCCGAAGAGGTAGCTTCTTCTATGGAGGAAATGGCGGCGAATATTCAACAGAATAACGAGCATGCATTTGCCACCGGGAAAATTGCCGGCAAGGCGGCTGTTGAAATAATGGAAAGCAATACGGCAGTAAACAGTACCGAATCGTCCATGAAAACCATCACGGGTAAAATAGCTATCATAGGCGAAATAGCCCGCCAAACCAATTTGCTGGCCCTGAACGCAGCTATTGAAGCGGCCCGCGCCGGCGAACAGGGAAAGGGATTTGCGGTAGTAGCTTCAGAAGTAAAAAAGCTGGCCGAACGTAGCCAGTCGGCCGCCAATGAAATAAACCAGCTCTCCTCATCGGGCATCGACATTGCCGGCAGATCGGGAAAGTTGCTGTCGGCATTGGTGCCTGAAATTGAAAGAACTTCCCTGCTGGTAAAAGAGATCAGTACTTCAGGCAAAGAGCAAACTGTTAATGCAGAACAAATAAACAGCGCCCTGCAGGAATTGAACACCATCATTCAACAGAATGCAGCCGTATCGGAAGAAGTGGCCGCCAGTTCAGAAGAGTTGATGGTACAGGCTGAACAGCTGCGGCAGTCGATAGGGTTCTTCAAGATAGATACTTCCAAAATACATAAACCGGTAATGGGTACCACCAATAAAAAGCAACCGCTGGTAAATGGTTCCTTTACAAAAAGTATAACAACCCGGCCAGTAAACCCAAAAGCAAAGCAATGGTCAATTAACCTGGCGCGGAAAGACCACCTGGATAGTGAGTACGAGCAATATTGA
- a CDS encoding methyl-accepting chemotaxis protein, translating to MKPLTIKQRLIISSAVMVLLSGTIFYFGNKNTHQLNEWVKTGVTSHARCIELSGKLAADVQALANNEKELYLVQERGKLNKLQEKGENTIQSIDQNISKIKMVMDEQENREFEVFLQKYQIYLEDYKRVKHLAGELNTTQSNAQAYDIILNESTVSLEAATASLNRLIRRNSAELTTIEENTNTLYTKGQLDMLIAFILVVVVMLSMLLVIITSTARSMAKASMAMQKLAMGDFSNHIDDYRKDEIGQLLDQINTTTSKLQKSVAIAKKVSEGDLTVDVSNKPEGELETALQSMVLRLRDIVNGIVSGADTISSASQQLSAASQMMSSGATEQAASAEEVASSMEEMAANIQHNNSHAFTTEKIAVKAAIDIMETNKAVKSTEVSMKEITGKITIIGEIARQTNLLALNAAIEAARAGEQGKGFAVVAAEVKKLAERSQAAANEINQLSSSGIDVASRSGKLLSAVAPDIEQTSVLVKEISTSGKEQTVNAGQINNALQELNHVIQQNAAVSEEVAASSEELMVQAEQLRQAVDFFKTGDHAQFRPAIQPVYKKPPGANGHSFQQKPVKQNGHKISLALKGRDHLDNEYEQY from the coding sequence ATGAAGCCCCTTACAATTAAGCAACGCCTCATTATTTCCAGTGCTGTAATGGTATTGCTGTCTGGCACCATCTTTTACTTTGGCAACAAAAACACCCATCAGCTGAATGAGTGGGTGAAAACCGGGGTTACCTCCCATGCCCGGTGTATTGAGCTATCGGGTAAACTGGCCGCAGACGTGCAGGCGTTGGCTAATAACGAAAAAGAATTGTACCTGGTGCAGGAAAGGGGTAAGTTAAATAAGCTACAGGAAAAAGGAGAGAACACCATCCAGTCCATCGATCAGAACATCAGCAAAATAAAGATGGTGATGGATGAGCAGGAGAACCGGGAGTTTGAGGTGTTTCTTCAGAAATATCAAATATACCTCGAAGACTATAAACGGGTGAAACACCTGGCGGGTGAATTGAATACAACGCAAAGCAATGCCCAGGCATATGATATTATTTTAAACGAATCCACCGTTTCGCTGGAAGCTGCTACCGCCAGCCTGAACAGGCTGATCCGGAGAAACAGCGCCGAGCTTACTACCATAGAAGAAAATACGAACACGCTGTATACAAAAGGCCAGCTGGATATGTTGATCGCATTCATCCTGGTGGTTGTTGTTATGCTAAGCATGTTACTGGTGATTATTACTTCTACCGCCCGTTCCATGGCCAAAGCCAGTATGGCTATGCAAAAGCTGGCCATGGGCGATTTCAGCAACCATATTGATGATTACCGTAAAGATGAAATAGGTCAGTTGCTTGACCAGATAAATACTACTACCAGTAAACTGCAAAAGAGTGTAGCCATTGCAAAAAAGGTTTCGGAAGGTGATCTCACCGTAGATGTAAGTAATAAACCGGAAGGAGAACTGGAAACTGCTTTACAAAGCATGGTGCTTCGGTTGCGGGATATTGTGAATGGCATTGTTTCCGGCGCAGATACGATTTCCTCAGCCAGTCAGCAGTTAAGCGCGGCCTCACAAATGATGAGTTCCGGCGCCACAGAACAGGCTGCTTCTGCCGAAGAGGTGGCTTCCTCTATGGAAGAAATGGCTGCCAATATTCAGCACAATAACAGCCATGCCTTTACTACCGAAAAAATAGCGGTGAAAGCAGCCATCGATATCATGGAAACCAACAAAGCGGTAAAGAGCACAGAAGTATCCATGAAGGAGATCACCGGCAAGATCACTATCATTGGTGAAATCGCCCGGCAAACCAACCTGCTGGCGTTGAATGCAGCCATTGAGGCAGCCCGCGCCGGTGAGCAGGGTAAAGGTTTTGCGGTGGTAGCAGCGGAAGTAAAAAAGCTGGCTGAGCGCAGTCAGGCGGCAGCCAATGAAATAAACCAGCTCTCCTCTTCAGGCATAGATGTAGCCAGCCGTTCGGGCAAGTTGCTGTCTGCAGTAGCCCCGGATATTGAACAAACATCGGTACTGGTAAAAGAGATCAGTACTTCGGGTAAAGAACAAACGGTGAATGCCGGACAAATAAACAACGCTCTGCAGGAATTGAATCATGTAATACAACAGAATGCCGCCGTATCGGAAGAAGTGGCTGCAAGCTCTGAAGAACTGATGGTGCAGGCGGAACAATTGCGGCAGGCGGTTGATTTCTTCAAGACCGGCGATCATGCCCAATTCAGACCCGCCATACAACCGGTGTATAAGAAGCCGCCAGGCGCCAATGGCCATTCCTTTCAACAGAAACCCGTAAAACAAAACGGTCATAAAATATCCCTTGCATTGAAAGGCCGCGATCACCTCGATAACGAATACGAACAATATTAA